One genomic region from uncultured Subdoligranulum sp. encodes:
- a CDS encoding WYL domain-containing protein, with amino-acid sequence MFYYLRNRRLRCGADGTPRQYRVSPVGTVFNDGFYYLVGESEDHPGRLVSYRVDRMQQLEITGAPRALTEVGRRFSKEQYKRRVFSMYTGTPTRVVFRIQPEWIDAVTDAFGPVVPRQPEPDGWYRVEADVDISPTFFAWCCHFTQGFRIEGPEPVVAQMREHLRSLMAQYET; translated from the coding sequence GTGTTTTATTATCTGCGCAATCGCAGGCTGCGCTGCGGGGCGGATGGCACACCCAGACAGTACCGGGTCAGTCCGGTGGGAACGGTATTCAACGATGGATTTTACTATCTGGTGGGGGAGTCGGAAGACCATCCCGGGCGGCTGGTCAGTTACCGGGTGGACCGGATGCAGCAGCTGGAAATTACCGGGGCGCCCCGGGCACTGACCGAGGTGGGGCGCCGCTTCAGCAAGGAGCAGTACAAGCGCCGTGTATTTTCAATGTACACGGGAACCCCCACCCGGGTGGTGTTTCGGATTCAGCCGGAGTGGATCGATGCAGTCACCGATGCCTTTGGCCCGGTGGTGCCGCGGCAGCCGGAACCGGATGGCTGGTACCGGGTGGAAGCGGATGTGGACATCAGCCCCACCTTTTTTGCCTGGTGCTGCCATTTTACCCAAGGATTCCGTATCGAAGGGCCGGAACCGGTGGTGGCGCAGATGCGCGAACACCTGCGCAGCCTGATGGCCCAGTATGAAACATAA
- a CDS encoding ABC transporter permease subunit, whose translation MKNPSKRITWKEISRQKFLMVCAAIFFVYGIVFYYVPLAGWVMAFQNYKPRDGFFSQFVGLEKFKFLFSDEVFLRDIRNTLAMGVLNLVTTFLMAIIFAILLNEVRNMLGKKLVQTISYMPHFLSWIIVTGILHDALSSTGIINELLVNLGILDSPINFFANPSYFWPIVAFANVWKETGWNAIVYLAAITSIDPSLYEAATLDGAGRWGKIWHVTLPGIKSTIMILLIMNVGNVLNAGFEVQYLLGNGLVKSVSETIDIYTLTWGISQNDYSLGTAAGIFKSVVAIILILGANWIAKRAGEDRLF comes from the coding sequence ATGAAAAATCCATCAAAGCGTATTACATGGAAAGAGATTTCACGCCAGAAATTTCTGATGGTCTGTGCGGCTATCTTTTTTGTATACGGCATCGTATTTTATTACGTTCCACTGGCAGGCTGGGTAATGGCCTTTCAGAACTACAAACCCAGAGACGGCTTCTTCTCTCAATTCGTAGGACTGGAAAAGTTTAAATTCCTGTTCTCTGACGAAGTCTTTTTGCGTGATATCCGTAACACTCTGGCCATGGGCGTTCTCAATCTGGTGACCACCTTTTTAATGGCCATTATCTTCGCCATCCTGCTGAACGAAGTACGCAACATGCTCGGCAAAAAGCTTGTTCAAACGATTTCCTATATGCCCCACTTCCTTTCCTGGATCATTGTCACCGGTATTCTGCACGATGCGCTGTCTTCCACCGGTATCATCAATGAGCTGCTGGTGAACCTGGGCATTCTGGATTCGCCCATCAACTTCTTTGCCAATCCGAGTTATTTTTGGCCAATCGTTGCATTTGCCAATGTTTGGAAGGAAACCGGCTGGAATGCCATTGTCTACCTGGCCGCCATTACCTCCATCGATCCCAGCCTGTATGAGGCAGCCACTCTGGATGGTGCCGGCCGGTGGGGCAAAATCTGGCACGTCACGCTTCCTGGCATCAAGTCCACCATTATGATTCTGCTGATCATGAATGTTGGCAACGTATTGAATGCAGGCTTTGAAGTCCAGTATCTGCTTGGCAACGGCCTGGTCAAGAGTGTTTCGGAAACCATTGATATCTACACCTTGACCTGGGGCATCAGCCAGAACGATTATTCTTTGGGTACTGCAGCCGGTATCTTCAAGAGCGTCGTTGCAATTATTCTGATTCTCGGCGCAAACTGGATTGCCAAACGTGCCGGTGAAGACAGATTGTTCTAA
- a CDS encoding sugar ABC transporter substrate-binding protein → MKVKLWRRVFAASMSAAMLLGLTACGGGSDSTASSESSDGIKEFTMFIAMPGSEINDDNEIMNIIAEKTGAKLKETWLTGQTDAEAIGTIIAGGEYPDFINGGDAMMSLYDAGVLVPWDDYLEKYPNLKEMYTDEEWDKFRQEDGKIYWANVFQNTYGEDRSTTHNDEAFWIQARVLEWAGYPEIKTLDQYFDLLESYADANPTMANGTKNIPYTALCEDWRYFCIENAPQFLDGYPNDGSVIVDTDTMQVVDYNTTPTAKRYFQKLNEEYQKGYVDVEFATQTYDEYIAKLSTGAVLGMCDQWWNFAYNVNDVFKQQGLDEQGCNYVPLGLTIDEGMENRWHNYADTLNNSSGVAVTTSCSDIDAAFKFMNDLLDQEIHDLRYWGVEGEDYLVDENGLYYRTEEMRMQCADPAYQASHMCNYSYMPQWLGTSRDGKNAMQPDQQASEFLDSLSTPLQKLFNAYGVDSYVDLIGSVKEEPGPWFPMYSYSGSMTTETPGGVAWVKMGEVKHEWLPKVVMEPDFESTWNEYMTAYNAANPQDFLAEMQTELERRAGL, encoded by the coding sequence ATGAAAGTAAAATTGTGGCGGCGCGTATTTGCGGCAAGTATGTCCGCGGCCATGCTGCTGGGCTTAACGGCATGTGGCGGCGGCTCTGATTCCACCGCATCGTCCGAATCGTCCGATGGGATCAAAGAATTTACGATGTTTATCGCAATGCCCGGTTCCGAAATCAATGATGACAACGAAATTATGAACATCATTGCCGAAAAGACCGGTGCCAAACTGAAAGAGACCTGGCTGACCGGCCAGACCGACGCAGAAGCCATCGGCACAATCATCGCCGGCGGCGAGTATCCGGATTTCATCAATGGCGGCGATGCCATGATGTCTCTTTATGACGCAGGCGTCCTGGTGCCTTGGGATGATTACCTGGAAAAGTATCCCAACCTGAAAGAGATGTACACCGACGAAGAGTGGGACAAGTTCCGCCAGGAGGACGGCAAAATCTATTGGGCCAACGTATTCCAGAACACCTACGGCGAAGATCGTTCCACCACCCATAACGATGAAGCCTTCTGGATTCAGGCGCGTGTTCTGGAATGGGCCGGTTACCCCGAAATCAAAACCCTGGACCAGTATTTCGATCTGCTGGAAAGCTATGCCGATGCCAACCCCACCATGGCAAACGGTACCAAGAACATTCCCTACACGGCACTTTGCGAAGACTGGCGCTATTTCTGCATCGAGAATGCACCCCAGTTCCTTGATGGGTATCCCAACGACGGCTCTGTCATTGTAGACACGGATACGATGCAGGTGGTTGACTACAATACCACGCCCACTGCCAAGCGGTATTTCCAGAAATTGAACGAAGAATACCAGAAAGGCTACGTGGACGTAGAATTCGCCACCCAGACCTACGATGAATACATCGCCAAGCTTTCCACCGGCGCTGTGCTGGGCATGTGCGACCAGTGGTGGAACTTCGCGTACAATGTCAATGATGTTTTCAAACAGCAGGGTTTGGACGAGCAGGGCTGCAACTACGTTCCGCTGGGCCTGACCATTGACGAAGGAATGGAAAACCGCTGGCACAACTACGCCGACACGTTGAACAACTCCAGCGGTGTGGCGGTTACTACCAGTTGCTCCGACATTGATGCAGCCTTTAAGTTCATGAATGACCTCTTGGACCAGGAGATTCACGATCTTCGCTACTGGGGCGTTGAAGGTGAGGATTACCTGGTGGATGAAAACGGCCTGTATTACCGCACCGAAGAAATGCGGATGCAGTGCGCGGATCCCGCCTATCAGGCCTCTCACATGTGCAACTATTCCTACATGCCGCAGTGGCTGGGCACCAGCCGGGACGGCAAGAACGCCATGCAGCCCGACCAGCAGGCAAGCGAATTCCTGGACAGCCTGTCCACCCCGCTGCAGAAACTGTTTAATGCCTACGGCGTAGACAGCTACGTTGATTTGATCGGTTCTGTGAAAGAAGAACCGGGCCCCTGGTTCCCGATGTATTCTTACTCCGGTTCAATGACTACCGAAACCCCCGGTGGTGTTGCCTGGGTCAAGATGGGCGAAGTCAAACACGAATGGCTGCCCAAAGTTGTTATGGAGCCTGATTTTGAAAGCACCTGGAATGAATACATGACTGCGTACAACGCAGCCAATCCGCAGGATTTCTTGGCAGAAATGCAAACTGAGCTTGAGCGCCGTGCCGGTCTTTGA
- the cas1 gene encoding type II CRISPR-associated endonuclease Cas1: protein MAYRNLMITTPCRIRCQREQLVVEGEVTASFPLEDLLSVLIESRQCTLTTAALAALAGAGVTVFACDEKHIPCALTLPFARHSRQLEITRSQLDWTQPARNRWWQQIVQAKIRNQAECLSLCGRCKESALLRSRAEGVRSGDRENREATAAALYFPALFGEGFTRSEEANARNGALNYGYAILRGCMARCLAVYGFIPWLGLHHDSTLNAWNLADDMMEPYRPVVDLFVAAQVAPDAPLDTRLKSCLFNLLNMEIRSAGQRHSVAYAMERQVQSLRSAGKALVLPALLPLQLHRYE, encoded by the coding sequence ATGGCCTACCGCAACCTGATGATCACCACGCCCTGCCGCATTCGCTGCCAACGGGAACAGCTGGTGGTGGAGGGGGAGGTTACCGCCAGTTTTCCCCTGGAGGATCTTCTCTCGGTGCTGATCGAAAGCCGGCAATGCACCCTGACCACAGCGGCGCTGGCCGCCTTGGCCGGGGCCGGGGTCACGGTGTTCGCCTGCGACGAAAAGCATATTCCCTGTGCCCTCACCCTTCCCTTCGCCCGGCACAGCCGTCAGCTGGAGATCACACGGAGCCAGCTGGATTGGACCCAGCCCGCCCGCAATCGGTGGTGGCAGCAGATCGTGCAGGCCAAGATTCGGAATCAGGCCGAATGTCTGTCCCTTTGCGGACGCTGTAAAGAGTCGGCGCTGCTGCGCAGCCGCGCCGAGGGCGTGCGTTCCGGCGACCGGGAGAACCGGGAGGCCACCGCGGCTGCTCTGTATTTTCCTGCCCTTTTCGGAGAAGGTTTTACCCGCAGCGAGGAGGCGAACGCCCGCAATGGAGCGCTGAACTATGGCTACGCCATCCTGCGGGGCTGCATGGCCCGCTGCCTGGCCGTTTATGGTTTTATTCCCTGGCTGGGGCTCCACCACGACAGCACATTGAACGCCTGGAACCTGGCAGACGACATGATGGAACCCTACCGGCCCGTGGTGGACCTGTTTGTGGCCGCTCAGGTGGCTCCGGACGCCCCGCTGGATACCCGCCTGAAAAGCTGTCTGTTCAATCTGCTCAATATGGAGATCCGTTCCGCCGGGCAGCGGCACAGCGTTGCCTACGCCATGGAGCGGCAGGTGCAAAGCCTGCGCAGTGCTGGCAAAGCACTGGTTCTGCCTGCCCTGCTGCCTTTACAACTGCACCGCTATGAATAG
- a CDS encoding histidine kinase produces MNRFHHVRIKLESFLNNLSLKKKLRYLYFLCILVPIFLTDIVILHALTKNEHAEQLHQMEKITKSVQSMLSAATEDSALISTSLYMDNSLQDFVSRQYASPRDYFSSYREYIHNSLLQGVSRITNSVIRVYADNETLINGSEFARLSTVSQEPWYQQYTADGYSPRLLFSYDETDGRQVLFLRGMNGLYSDKAERLSCIEINYSTLDRDFQNMGYNYSVYVCSGNRILLTNAMPNYRWQPYDTFSPSDSVGLSQHFTLYREDLDIYVMEPSGNVLALIRQNIHILILLLLLNIIPPQLLMNLLENSITSRLFRLEKAFNQIDSDVLIKISGPSGQDEIGSLMDNYNRMADRMNSLIDTVYRCRLKEQEMDIARQNAELMALYSQINPHFLFNALESIRMHSILKKEEETADMVQKLAIMVRQNVDWSSDSNTIKRELAFVEAYLALQKYRFGERLSYQINAQEDCQNILVPKLTITTFVENACVHGIEAKSSPSWIFVRVYTENDALCMEIEDTGGGMDEAEAERIQDRMRNASLKMLKEKGRVGMVNTCLRIRMMTEDTAQFSVESEPGIGTLVSIRFPLNKAIRAE; encoded by the coding sequence ATGAACCGGTTTCATCATGTCAGAATCAAGCTGGAGAGTTTTCTCAATAACTTAAGCCTGAAGAAAAAACTTCGATATCTTTATTTTTTATGTATTCTGGTCCCCATATTTTTGACCGATATTGTAATTTTACATGCATTAACCAAGAACGAGCATGCCGAGCAGCTGCACCAGATGGAAAAAATAACCAAATCAGTGCAGTCGATGCTTTCCGCCGCCACAGAAGATTCCGCGCTGATTTCTACCAGCCTGTATATGGATAACTCCCTCCAGGATTTTGTGAGCCGGCAATATGCCAGTCCCCGGGACTATTTTTCAAGTTACCGAGAATACATCCACAATTCTTTGCTGCAGGGTGTTTCCCGGATCACAAATTCTGTCATACGGGTGTATGCAGACAATGAAACCCTGATAAACGGCAGTGAATTTGCACGGTTATCCACCGTTTCGCAGGAGCCCTGGTATCAGCAGTATACTGCGGATGGCTACAGCCCGCGGCTTCTTTTTTCTTATGATGAAACAGATGGGCGCCAGGTGTTGTTTTTACGTGGGATGAATGGCCTTTACAGCGATAAGGCGGAGCGCCTTTCGTGTATTGAAATCAATTACAGCACGCTGGACCGCGATTTCCAGAACATGGGGTATAACTATTCAGTTTATGTATGCAGCGGTAACCGGATTTTGCTTACGAACGCAATGCCCAATTATCGTTGGCAGCCTTATGACACATTCTCCCCGTCTGATTCGGTAGGCTTGTCCCAGCATTTTACCCTTTACAGGGAAGATCTGGACATCTATGTGATGGAACCAAGCGGCAACGTTTTAGCCCTGATTCGCCAAAACATCCATATCCTGATTCTGCTGCTGCTCCTGAACATTATTCCCCCGCAGCTTTTGATGAATCTGCTGGAGAATTCCATTACTTCTCGTCTTTTCCGTCTGGAAAAAGCTTTCAACCAGATAGACAGCGACGTGTTGATCAAGATTTCCGGGCCAAGCGGTCAAGATGAGATCGGCAGTCTGATGGACAACTACAACCGCATGGCTGACCGGATGAACAGCCTGATTGACACCGTCTACCGATGCCGACTGAAAGAGCAGGAGATGGATATTGCCCGGCAGAACGCAGAGCTGATGGCTTTATACAGCCAAATCAATCCCCATTTTCTGTTCAACGCACTGGAAAGCATCCGTATGCACAGCATCCTGAAAAAAGAAGAAGAAACCGCCGATATGGTACAGAAATTGGCCATAATGGTGCGCCAAAACGTGGATTGGTCCTCGGATTCCAATACCATTAAGCGTGAGCTGGCGTTTGTTGAAGCGTACCTGGCCTTGCAAAAATATCGCTTCGGGGAGCGCCTTTCGTATCAAATCAATGCGCAGGAAGATTGCCAGAACATCCTGGTTCCGAAATTGACCATTACCACCTTTGTGGAAAATGCCTGTGTGCACGGTATTGAAGCAAAATCTTCTCCCAGTTGGATTTTTGTACGCGTGTATACAGAAAACGATGCGCTTTGCATGGAAATTGAAGATACCGGTGGCGGTATGGACGAGGCCGAGGCAGAACGTATTCAAGACCGGATGCGCAACGCCAGCCTGAAAATGTTAAAAGAAAAAGGACGCGTAGGCATGGTGAACACCTGCCTGCGCATCCGCATGATGACGGAGGATACTGCACAGTTCTCGGTGGAAAGCGAGCCGGGCATTGGAACACTTGTTTCGATTCGGTTCCCTCTAAACAAAGCAATAAGGGCGGAGTGA
- a CDS encoding glycoside hydrolase family 43 protein, giving the protein MLSVKNPIMTGFFPDPSICRVGNKFYTVHSTFAYFPGVPVFESEDLVHWNLISNVLDRDSQVPLSGCQHSEGIFAPTIRYHKGTWYMITTNVSDQGNFIVTAKDPRGPWSEPYYLGESTGGIDPSLFFDDDGTCYYIGQRPRSAGYRYNGDCEIWIQTLDLDTMQLKPDATIVLTGFQRKAIWPEGPHLYKKDGYYYILHAESGTSIHHSVMIARSKNVFGPYEYCPCNPILTHRHLGAQYPVTCVGHADLVDDGNGNWYMVVLACRPNQGYTLLGRETFLAKVTWEDGWPVVNAGVGHLEEVVTLPYEGQPSDDAPQCKTYTFDTPSLPPELLTLRNHRDYELELHAEGHFVRLFHRCDSLKDCGEPAYLALRQQHWNCEFETSFIPHFCKESDCAGIAMVQSNENHLRAECYPHDSGVKLVVFLCKDSKDNPLAQIDMQPQAAIRLKLRVEGLVASVLYQSGTEWKTAASGIDLRSLSTEHAGGFVGCTLGLYASGNGEDAGGYSDFETMTYRELPTE; this is encoded by the coding sequence ATGCTTTCCGTTAAAAATCCTATCATGACAGGCTTCTTTCCCGACCCTTCGATTTGCCGGGTAGGGAACAAATTCTATACGGTTCATTCGACATTTGCGTATTTTCCCGGTGTGCCGGTTTTTGAGAGCGAAGATCTTGTCCACTGGAATTTGATCAGCAATGTGCTCGATCGTGATTCTCAGGTTCCTTTGTCCGGCTGTCAGCATTCCGAGGGGATTTTTGCCCCTACCATTCGTTACCATAAGGGCACCTGGTATATGATTACCACCAACGTGTCCGACCAGGGAAATTTTATCGTCACTGCAAAAGATCCGCGCGGCCCCTGGTCCGAGCCTTACTATTTGGGTGAGTCTACCGGCGGCATTGATCCCAGTCTCTTTTTTGACGATGACGGTACCTGCTATTATATCGGCCAACGGCCGCGTTCTGCCGGGTACCGCTACAATGGCGACTGCGAAATTTGGATTCAAACTCTGGATCTGGACACGATGCAGTTAAAGCCCGATGCCACCATTGTACTTACCGGATTCCAGCGCAAAGCCATTTGGCCGGAGGGACCTCACCTGTACAAAAAGGACGGTTACTATTACATTTTGCATGCGGAAAGCGGTACTTCCATCCACCACAGCGTCATGATCGCGCGCAGCAAAAATGTGTTTGGTCCCTACGAGTACTGCCCCTGCAACCCCATTCTGACGCATCGCCATTTGGGAGCCCAATATCCTGTTACCTGCGTCGGTCATGCCGACTTAGTGGATGACGGAAACGGCAACTGGTATATGGTTGTATTGGCTTGCCGGCCGAACCAAGGGTACACGTTGTTGGGGCGTGAAACCTTTTTGGCAAAGGTCACCTGGGAAGATGGCTGGCCGGTCGTGAATGCAGGGGTCGGTCATCTTGAAGAAGTGGTCACGCTGCCTTACGAGGGGCAGCCTTCTGACGACGCCCCCCAATGTAAAACCTATACGTTCGATACCCCTTCTCTGCCGCCGGAATTGCTGACTTTGCGCAATCACCGCGATTATGAACTGGAACTGCACGCAGAAGGGCATTTTGTCCGTCTTTTCCATCGTTGCGACAGCTTGAAGGATTGCGGTGAGCCTGCATACCTCGCGCTGCGTCAGCAACACTGGAATTGCGAATTTGAAACCAGCTTTATCCCGCATTTCTGCAAAGAGAGTGATTGCGCCGGCATTGCCATGGTTCAAAGCAATGAAAATCATCTGCGGGCAGAATGCTATCCCCATGATTCGGGCGTTAAACTTGTTGTTTTTCTGTGCAAAGACAGCAAAGACAACCCTCTGGCGCAAATCGATATGCAGCCCCAGGCTGCCATCCGGCTGAAACTGCGGGTAGAAGGGCTTGTTGCCAGCGTACTTTACCAAAGCGGTACCGAATGGAAAACAGCTGCCTCTGGTATCGACCTGCGCTCTTTAAGCACGGAACATGCCGGTGGTTTTGTCGGCTGCACACTAGGGTTATACGCTTCGGGCAATGGGGAAGACGCTGGTGGATATTCTGATTTTGAAACGATGACCTATCGCGAGCTTCCCACGGAGTAA
- a CDS encoding carbohydrate ABC transporter permease: MKIKSSTMDKVFVTCNTIFLVLFVTITLYPVLNTVAISFNDGIDAVRGGIHLWPRIFTLSNYKTVLNQQNIITGAIVSVARTVLGTIFALVTNALLAYVVSRKRFLFRSQLSLFWVITMYVNGGMIPTLVLYRNLNLTNTFWVYVIPGMISAFNVLVLRTYMEGLPSALEESAMIDGANDFTIFTRIISPLCKPVYATVALFVAVGHWNSWFDAMLYNRMNTQYTTLQYELMKLLSSVMQQSGSATTGGNTAAAAVTPVTVRAAATVVTMLPIILLYPFLQRYFVSGMTIGSVKE; the protein is encoded by the coding sequence ATGAAAATCAAATCATCCACCATGGACAAAGTCTTTGTTACCTGCAATACCATTTTCCTGGTTTTGTTCGTCACCATTACGCTGTATCCTGTTCTGAACACGGTGGCGATTTCTTTCAACGACGGTATCGACGCCGTACGCGGTGGCATCCATCTGTGGCCGCGCATCTTTACGCTCTCGAACTATAAAACGGTTCTGAATCAGCAGAACATCATCACCGGTGCTATCGTTTCTGTGGCCAGAACGGTATTGGGAACGATTTTTGCCTTGGTGACGAACGCACTTTTGGCCTACGTCGTCAGCCGCAAACGCTTTTTGTTCCGTTCCCAGCTGTCTTTGTTCTGGGTCATCACCATGTATGTGAACGGCGGTATGATCCCCACCTTGGTTTTGTACCGCAACCTGAACCTGACCAACACTTTCTGGGTATACGTCATTCCGGGCATGATCAGCGCATTTAACGTTCTGGTTCTGCGCACTTACATGGAAGGTCTGCCCAGCGCGCTGGAAGAATCCGCCATGATTGACGGTGCCAACGATTTCACCATCTTTACCCGTATCATCTCGCCCCTGTGCAAGCCGGTGTATGCCACCGTCGCCCTGTTCGTAGCTGTCGGACACTGGAACTCCTGGTTCGATGCTATGTTGTACAACCGGATGAACACCCAGTATACGACCCTGCAATATGAGTTGATGAAGCTTCTTTCCTCTGTCATGCAGCAAAGCGGCAGTGCCACCACCGGCGGCAACACAGCTGCCGCAGCCGTCACGCCGGTTACCGTGCGTGCCGCCGCTACTGTGGTGACGATGCTTCCCATCATTCTGCTTTATCCCTTCCTGCAAAGATACTTTGTATCCGGCATGACCATTGGCAGTGTAAAAGAGTAA
- the cas2 gene encoding CRISPR-associated endonuclease Cas2, protein MNRFMRLVVLFDLPVKTKKQRHDATAFRNFLLKDGYHMLQYSVYVRVCNGADAVQKHRARLRDHLPDNGAIRFLVITEKQYASIEILLGQMTEADEPFAVQQLTIL, encoded by the coding sequence ATGAATAGATTTATGAGACTGGTCGTTCTGTTTGACTTGCCCGTAAAAACGAAAAAGCAGCGGCATGACGCCACTGCTTTCCGGAATTTTTTGCTGAAGGACGGGTACCACATGCTGCAATATTCGGTCTATGTCCGGGTCTGCAACGGTGCGGACGCCGTACAGAAACACCGCGCCCGTCTGCGGGATCATCTGCCCGACAACGGCGCCATCCGGTTCCTTGTCATCACCGAAAAGCAGTATGCCTCCATTGAGATTCTGCTGGGGCAGATGACCGAGGCCGACGAGCCCTTTGCCGTCCAGCAGCTGACAATTCTATAA
- a CDS encoding response regulator, with the protein MLKVIIVDDEQCIAQGLQALIDWNAAGYEVAAVLSDGQEALEYIKKLPVDLVITDVMMPKMTGLELLETVRRENLSNAGFVILSGYSEFSYAQKALRYGCIDYLLKPVEKQDLLSILSKYNNISQNSKMAEQYELAYQARCLISLLFGKYDPNGVDYLHKHLDFSDGVRYIEISACHSSDSDDDDDENHFRMVQRDLYQSCVQILGEDRSRCFYDASLDRVGYGIAFVYSGALARNAGCSETQYIQDFYKKLGVSTQHELRFLVGKKVDDITTVSESYDTVCELKNLCAFRQQKSIYYYEEELSVPQERAVLCKDTLDQLITAIELNEQERIGSEIDHLFAEMQQRGVHDKDITLNLNYLLFRLMHLASNLDNEANQKEMLQFISAQSFREGISRGSRQHLLRFAREYADYLSLLRKNISTDILDSIDKEIQEHYSENLTLQGLGKKYYINSAYLGQIFRKKYGQSFKNYLCSYRINEACHQLLYTNKRIGRIAEDVGYKDVDYFLCKFIELKGCTPSHFRKSKTEKPHSEFPGK; encoded by the coding sequence ATGTTAAAAGTTATTATCGTAGATGATGAGCAGTGTATTGCGCAAGGTTTGCAGGCGTTGATTGACTGGAACGCCGCAGGCTATGAAGTGGCTGCCGTTCTGTCCGACGGACAGGAGGCTTTGGAGTACATAAAAAAGTTACCCGTTGACCTTGTCATCACCGACGTTATGATGCCAAAAATGACCGGACTTGAATTACTGGAAACTGTTCGCCGGGAGAATCTTTCCAACGCCGGTTTCGTGATTCTGAGCGGATACAGTGAGTTTTCCTATGCTCAAAAAGCGCTGCGCTACGGGTGTATCGACTATCTTCTCAAACCGGTGGAAAAGCAAGATCTGTTATCCATTCTCAGCAAATACAATAACATCTCGCAAAACAGCAAAATGGCGGAGCAGTACGAACTGGCCTATCAAGCCCGGTGTTTGATCTCGTTGCTGTTCGGCAAATATGATCCCAACGGCGTGGATTATCTGCATAAGCATCTGGATTTTTCGGACGGCGTTCGTTACATTGAAATTTCCGCTTGCCATTCTTCGGACAGCGATGATGACGATGATGAGAACCACTTCCGTATGGTGCAGCGTGACCTGTACCAAAGCTGTGTGCAAATTTTAGGCGAGGACCGGAGCCGGTGTTTCTATGACGCTTCGTTGGATCGCGTTGGGTATGGGATTGCTTTTGTTTACAGCGGTGCACTTGCCCGAAATGCCGGCTGTTCCGAAACACAGTATATCCAGGATTTTTATAAGAAATTGGGCGTTTCGACACAACACGAATTGCGATTTCTGGTTGGCAAAAAAGTGGACGATATCACCACTGTTTCTGAATCGTATGATACCGTCTGCGAGCTGAAAAACCTTTGCGCCTTCCGCCAGCAAAAATCGATCTATTATTACGAGGAAGAGTTATCGGTTCCGCAAGAAAGAGCCGTTTTGTGCAAAGATACCCTGGATCAGTTGATTACCGCCATTGAACTGAATGAGCAGGAACGCATCGGCTCCGAAATAGACCATTTGTTTGCCGAAATGCAGCAGCGTGGCGTACATGACAAAGATATCACCCTGAACTTAAATTATCTTTTGTTCCGGCTTATGCATCTTGCATCCAATTTGGACAACGAAGCCAACCAGAAGGAAATGCTGCAATTTATCAGCGCGCAGTCTTTCCGGGAAGGAATTTCCCGCGGGAGCCGACAGCATCTGCTCCGCTTTGCACGCGAGTATGCAGACTACCTTTCCCTTCTGCGAAAAAATATCTCCACCGATATTTTGGATTCCATCGACAAGGAAATCCAGGAACACTACTCGGAAAACCTGACGTTGCAGGGCTTGGGCAAAAAATACTATATCAACAGTGCATACTTAGGGCAAATCTTCCGCAAAAAATACGGACAGTCCTTTAAAAACTATTTGTGTTCTTACCGTATTAACGAAGCGTGCCACCAGCTATTGTACACAAACAAGCGGATCGGTCGCATTGCCGAAGATGTGGGCTATAAAGATGTGGATTATTTCCTTTGTAAATTTATCGAGCTGAAAGGCTGTACGCCTTCCCATTTTCGGAAGAGCAAAACCGAGAAACCACATTCTGAATTTCCCGGGAAATAA